From the Lathyrus oleraceus cultivar Zhongwan6 chromosome 4, CAAS_Psat_ZW6_1.0, whole genome shotgun sequence genome, one window contains:
- the LOC127138105 gene encoding uncharacterized protein LOC127138105 — MAEQEQEMERVNEELTDLHGNIGQIMEMLQIIHAKMDTQPTIVSEIFNPVITPQPTITTPATWPPFGLPFGFVPPPQGQSTQHTVPLTTEVNQVIPTFAPTAMHTRVQPYFDDHHQVYDIPDMSEEGDERHEKLRENFETIEKRLRAMEGDQIFGAAAREMCLVSGLVIPAKFKTPNLDQYEGATCPKSHLIMYYRKMAAHMDNDKLMIHFFQDSLKGASSKWYLTLDQTRIRCFQDLSDAFIKQYKYNMDLAPDRRQLLSMSQKDSESFKEYAQR; from the coding sequence ATGGCCGAGCAAGAGCAAGAGATGGAAAGAGTCAATGAAGAGCTTACAGATCTACATGGGAATATAGGTCAAATCATGGAGATGTTGCAAATAATACATGCAAAGATGGATACTCAACCCACAATTGTTTCTGAGATCTTCAATCCGGTGATTACTCCTCAGCCAACAATTACTACTCCAGCAACTTGGCCTCCCTTTGGTCTTCCTTTTGGTTTTGTGCCTCCTCCTCAAGGACAGTCCACTCAACACACAGTTCCATTAACTACTGAAGTTAATCAAGTGATTCCTACTTTTGCACCCACTGCCATGCACACTCGAGTTCAACCGTACTTCGATGATCATCATCAAGTGTATGATATACCTGATATGTCTGAAGAAGGTGATGAAAGACATGAAAAGCTGAGAGAAAATTTTGAAACCATTGAGAAAAGGCTAAGAGCAATGGAAGGTGATCAGATCTTTGGTGCTGCTGCCAGAGAAATGTGCCTTGTATCTGGATTGGTGATCCCCGCAAAATTCAAGACACCCAACCTTGATCAATATGAAGGAGCTACTTGTCCCAAAAgtcatctcatcatgtattaTAGAAAGATGGCAGCTCACATGGACAATGACAAACTCATGATCcactttttccaagacagtttgaaAGGTGCCTCTTCCAAATGGTACTTGACCCTTGATCAGACTCGCATCCGTTGTTTCCAAGATTTGTCTGATGCTTTCAtcaaacaatacaagtacaacatggatcTAGCTCCCGATAGAAGGCAATTGTTGAGCATGTCCCAAAAGGATTCTGAATcctttaaagaatatgcacaaaggtAG
- the LOC127138104 gene encoding uncharacterized protein LOC127138104: protein MTEEDPKDQDIAKATHLKISEIRDHMTTKGKMLGLTAKFLMNKAQYFARMRSVDAFEAVFALLIYGLFLFPSFDDFAAMDAIKNFLIGNPVPTLVADAYHSVHMRNSYSGGMITCCVPMLYKWFISHLPRSHAFWDLKDGLLWSQKIMSLTHSDIVWYSRDYDGVSIIDSCGGFSNVPLLGTKGGISYNPILARRQLDYPMRDKPKNIHLEGLFFKEYEDCKALKEKIVHAWRHVHKLEKKVLGKTNCVSLEPYLKWVQDRAINLKMPYPRQEPLPLADKEPTYIFMTDAKKLKISLTKAHRERDAWKNKYQIIKNEDEELQRQLKMKNEEELSNKTRKVQEDLFPYGVQSNTPRKLIVDKLVLEKAEMEEQIKKLNLRLLRESP from the coding sequence atgacagagGAAGATCCCAAAGATCAAGACATTGCAAAGGCTACTCACTTGAAAATCTCAGAGATCAGGGATCACATGACCACAAAAGGAAAAATGCTTGGTTTGACAGCTAAGTTTCTAATGAACAAAGCTCAGTATTTTGCTAGAATGAGGAGTGTGGATGCTTTTGAGGCTGTTTTTGCTCTACTTATTTATGGATTGTTCCTATTTCCTAGTTTTGATGACTTCGCTGCCATGGATGCCATCAAGAACTTCTTAAtaggaaatccagttcctacttTGGTTGCTGATGCCTATCATTCTGTTCATATGAGGAATTCTTACAGTGGAGGAATGATTACATGTTGTGTGCCtatgttgtacaagtggtttatttctcacttgcctaGGTCTCATGCTTTTTGGGATCTTAAGGATGGTCTTTTATGGTCACAGAAGATTATGTCGCTCACACATTCAGATATTGTTTGGTATAGTCGTGACTATGATGGAGTTAGTATCATTGATAGTTGTGGAGGATTTTCTAATGTACCTCTCCTTGGTACAAAAGGAGGCATCAGTTACAACCCAATCCTAGCTCGGCGTCAACTCGATTATCCAATGAGAGATAAGCCAAAGAATATTCACTTGGAGGGTTTGTTCTTTAAGGAATATGAAGATTGCAAAGCGCTCAAAGAGAAGATTGTGCACGCTTGGCGCCATGTTCATAAGTTAGAAAAGAAAGTCTTAGGGAAGACAAACTGTGTCTCCTTAGAACCTTATCTTAAATGGGTGCAAGATAGGGCCATCAACTTGAAAATGCCTTATCCTCGCCAAGAGCCTTTGCCTTTAGCTGACAAAGAACCTACCTATATCTTCATGACTGATGCAAAGAAGTTGAAGATTTCTTTGACCAAAGCGCATCGAGAAAGGGACGCTTGGAAGAACAAGTATCAAATCATCAAAAATGAGGATGAAGAACTTCAAAGGCAGTTGAAGATGAAGAATGAAGAAGAGCTCTCCAACAAGACGAGGAaggtgcaagaggatttatttcCCTATGGCGTTCAATCAAATACTCCTCGGAAGTTGATCGTGGACAAGCTTGTGCTCGAGAAGGCTGAGATGGAAGAACAAATTAAGAAACTCAACTTAAGGCTACTAAGGGAATCTCCTTAA